The Deltaproteobacteria bacterium genome segment AACTCCTCCGAGAGCCCGACGACCAGGAACTGATCGACGATGAGCAGCGCGAGCTCGAGCCCGTGCGCGAAGCCGCCGGCCGCGGGAATGCCCAGCCAGCCGAGCAGCTTCACCAGCGAGCCCGGCAGCGGCGGCTGCGGCAGTCGGAACGCGAGGTGCGGCAGCTCGCCGCCGTACGGCGTGAGCACGGCGACCCACTTGTCCGGCAGGTGCGGCAGGATCTTCACGAACGCGAAGAAGCCGCCGATGAACGGCGGGAACACGAGCGCGATCATCACCAACAGCGCCTTCAGATCGTCGCGCCAGTGCGCGAGCGTGAGCCCGAAGTCGCTCAGGGTGTAACCGTTTCGATCGATCCACCAGATCGGCAAATAGAGAAACGCCACGGTCGCTGCGGTCTTCGCCTGGCTGGTGAAGATGCGGAACACGATGATCGCCGCGAACGCCAGCGCCCACATTCCGAGCAGGTCTTTCAAGGTCTGCTTCTGCTGCGGCGTCATGGGCTGGCTCCGGTGAGCCAGGCACGCAGCGCGGCGATGGGCGCGACCTTCATCTGGTGCCGCGGCGCAGGCTGCACCGCGATTCCGAGCAGCTTGCCTTCCAGTGTGTACACGCCTGCGCCCGCGCGCGCGGGGGCGTCGATGAGCCAGAAGCCGTCGCTGCCTTCGGGGAGGCGAATCATGCCCGCGGCGGGCTCGGTGCCCTTGCCGCTCAAGCCCACCGCCACGATCCACGCGCCGTTCTCCGGCGTGCGCTTCGACACCGGCGCCGCGGAGTAGTTGCCCGCGGGGAGCTGCACCAGCTGCACGCCGAGCGCTTCGCTTTGCTTGAGCTTCACGAGCGGCTCGAGCTTGCCGTTCACCTCGAGCTGCACGGGCCTCTTGCCGCAGGCGCCGATGGGGGCGAGCAGCTCGCCGTGCTCGCCCGCGATGAGGCCCACGGCGCTGGTGCGCTTGTCGCAGCGCAGGAGCACCAGGCTGGGGCGCGCCGAGTCCCCCACCGCGCGGAAGGTTGCGGGCGTGGGCTGCGGCGGCGCTGCGGCCAGGAGGAGCGAGATGGCGAGGCCGGCCATGCGCGCAACCTACCATCGCTTTCCGGACAGCCGGAGAAACCCGCTGTCACCTCCAGCGGCGGCGCGGCTCGAACGGACGCATGATCAGGGCGTCAGCGCGGAGAAGACCATGGCGCATCGAATCGAGAAGGACGCCCTCGGAGAGCTGCCTGTTCCCAGCGACGCGTACCACGGCGTCCAGACCGAGCGCGCCGTGCAGAACTTCCCCATCTCCGGGACGCGGCTGCCGGGCGCGCTAAACGTGGCGCTGCTGCAGATCAAGCTCGCGGCGGCGCGGGTGAACCAATCGCTGGGCGTGCTCGACAAGAGGCTCGCCAGAGCGATCGCGGATGCGTGCGAGATGGTGCTCGTGGGCGAGCTCGGCGATCCGTTCGTCGTCGACGCCTTCCAGGCCGGCGCGGGCACCAGCCAACACATGAACGTGAACGAGGTGCTCGCCAACCTCGCCAACGAGCTCCTCGGCGGCAAACGCGGCGAGTACAAGCCGGTGCACCCCAATGACCATGTGAACCTCGGCCAGAGCACCAACGACGTGGTGCCCGCGGCGGTGCGCATGGCCGCGCTCGCTGACGCTGGGCCGCTCGACACCGCGCTCGGTGCCCTCGTCGACGCCCTGCGCGAGCGGGCGAAGGCCTTCGACGGCATCGTGAAGTCGGGCCGCACCCACCTCGCCGACGCCGCGCCGATCCGCCTCGGCCAAGAGGTTGGCGCCTGGGCCAATGCCTTGGCGGGACACCGAAGTCGCCTCGCGCGCGCGTGCGAAGAACTCAGCGTGCTGGGCATCGGCGGCAGCGCGGTGGGCACGGGGCTCAACTGCCCGCCGGGCTATCGCGCGGGGATGGTGAAGGAGCTCTCGCGAATCACCGGTCGCAGCTTCCGCGGCGCCGACGACTACTTCGAGGCCATGCAATCCGCCGCGCCGCTGGTGGAGCTCTCGGGCGTGCTCCGCGGTCTGGCGCTGGAGCTCATCCGCATCTGCAACGACGTGCGCCTGCTCGCCTCGGGGCCGCTCACCGGCCTGGGCGAGCTGCTCATGCCCGCGGTACAGCCCGGCAGCTCGATCATGCCGGGCAAGGTCAATCCGGTGATGGCGGAGATGCTGACCATGGTCTGCTTCGACGTCGTCGGCCGCGACACCACCGTGGCCCTCGCGGCGCAGGCCGGCCAGCTCGAGCTCAACGTGATGATGCCCGTCATCGCCTATGCGCTGCTGCCCGCGGAGAAGCACCTGGCGCAGGGCATCGCCGCGTTCACCGAGCGCGGCGTGCGCGGGCTCGAGGCCGACGTAGAGCGCTGCGCCCACTACGCCCAGCAGAGCCCGCAGCTCGTGACCGCGCTCGCGCCGCGGCTGGGCTACGCGCGCGCCGCCGAGCTCGCCAAGCAGGCCGTGGCCCAGCGTCGGACGGTGAAGTCGCTCGCGGTGGAGCAGGGGCTGCTCACGGCGCAGGAGGCCGAGCGCCTGCTCGATCCCAAGCCGCTCACCGAGCCCGAGGTTCGCGAGTAGCCGCGGCTTGTGCGCGGGTGCGGTCATTCCCAGCTTGCGGTCATGGGAGACGATCCGCGAGAGGAGTCGTACGCGCCGCCGGTGCCGCTGGGGTTGGACGCGGCGTCGCTGTGCCGCCTGCTGGCGCGGCTCGACACCAGCAACCTGCCCGAGGTCGACGCCGTGTTTCCGAGCAACGGGCCGCAGGTGCTGCCGCTCTTCCGTGGGCTGAACGCGGAGCTCCTGCTCGTCCGCTGGGAGGGCGGGCAGTCGACGCCGGTGCGGACGCTGGGGCCGTCGACGCTGGCGGTGCGGCCGGTCTCGGGCGAGCTGGAGGTGATCAGCTTCTCGGCCGCGCAGGGTTCGCCGCGGCTCGAGGGAATCGACACCGTGGGGCCGGGGCAGATCGCCGGCATCCCCAACGGCGCGGTGCACGCGCTTCGGGCGCGCGGGCCGGCGCTCACGCTGCACCTCTGCGCGCCGCCAGTGTTCGAGCGCAAGGACCTCGACGTCGCGAGCTGGTTCTAGCGGCGCCGCGCCAGTCCGAGCGCCAGCGCCAGCGCGAGGACCGCCAGCGGCGCCAGCGGTACGGCGCCCGTGGAGCCGCAGCCCGAGCTCGGCGCGCCCGCATCCGCAGCAGCCGGCGCGCCGGCGTCGAGGATCACGTACGGCCCGCAGGTCGTGGGCAGCGCGTTCTGGTCGAGCCGGTCCACGTTGCGCGCGGCGACGAGGTCCTGCAGCGCCGGGCCGCTGACGTAGGTGGCCATGGTCGGATCGCAGCCGACGAAGAACGCCGCGTACGCGGTGGTGAAGCGCGCGAAGTAGCTCGACTGCACCGGGTGCGCCTGAAGACAGCCCAGCTGACAGGTCTGGCTCGCGGGCCACTCCGCGTCGCAATCCGACGCCGAGACGATGTGCAGCGTGCTCCGCGGCCCCGCGAGCTCGTCGTACACGCTGGCCGCCGAGTCATTCGAGTTGCACACGCCAGGATCGGCGTTCAAGAGCAGCGTGGGCACGTGCACGATCTGTGTGGCGGCGTTGCGCGCCTGGCCGTTCAGGTCCTGCGTGTCGAGCAGCACGGCCACGGAGAGCGTGTCGTCCTGCGTCGCGGCCCAGGCGGCACCCATCGCGCCGGTGTTGAAGCCGATGACGCCGCGGTGCGCGCTGTCGACCTTGCCCTGGAAGCGCGAGCCGTCGCGCAGGTTCTCGCGCTCGAGGAAGGTCAGCGCGTCGAGCAGCGTCTGGCCGATCGACGTGGCGTCGGTGTTGGTGAAGCCGAGGTCCGGCACGGCGACCACGAAGCCCCAGGTCGCCAGGTGCA includes the following:
- a CDS encoding CPBP family intramembrane metalloprotease, which produces MTPQQKQTLKDLLGMWALAFAAIIVFRIFTSQAKTAATVAFLYLPIWWIDRNGYTLSDFGLTLAHWRDDLKALLVMIALVFPPFIGGFFAFVKILPHLPDKWVAVLTPYGGELPHLAFRLPQPPLPGSLVKLLGWLGIPAAGGFAHGLELALLIVDQFLVVGLSEEFFYRGFLQKRLREVFPGGAVIRGVQFGGAFWLTQALFAVGHLAEFHPWRLAVFFPAILFGILREKTGRLPAGIAFHALCNLAIFTLEASAFPR
- a CDS encoding aspartate ammonia-lyase yields the protein MAHRIEKDALGELPVPSDAYHGVQTERAVQNFPISGTRLPGALNVALLQIKLAAARVNQSLGVLDKRLARAIADACEMVLVGELGDPFVVDAFQAGAGTSQHMNVNEVLANLANELLGGKRGEYKPVHPNDHVNLGQSTNDVVPAAVRMAALADAGPLDTALGALVDALRERAKAFDGIVKSGRTHLADAAPIRLGQEVGAWANALAGHRSRLARACEELSVLGIGGSAVGTGLNCPPGYRAGMVKELSRITGRSFRGADDYFEAMQSAAPLVELSGVLRGLALELIRICNDVRLLASGPLTGLGELLMPAVQPGSSIMPGKVNPVMAEMLTMVCFDVVGRDTTVALAAQAGQLELNVMMPVIAYALLPAEKHLAQGIAAFTERGVRGLEADVERCAHYAQQSPQLVTALAPRLGYARAAELAKQAVAQRRTVKSLAVEQGLLTAQEAERLLDPKPLTEPEVRE